From Apium graveolens cultivar Ventura chromosome 9, ASM990537v1, whole genome shotgun sequence, the proteins below share one genomic window:
- the LOC141682931 gene encoding immune-associated nucleotide-binding protein 9-like — protein sequence MGGSSVEDWVIGSPSGEPRTLVLVGCTGNGKSATGNSILQKKAFVSEAKSSGVTHTCELRTAVSEDGQILNVIDTPGLFDCSAKAEFTCKEIGKCISMAKDGIHAVLFVLSVKTRFSEGEEAVLNSLRTLFGSKMTDYMILVFTGGDELEYHEIRLEDYLGRDCPKPLKELLNQCENRCVLFNNRTHSQSKKDEQVQELLSLMNLVLAKNDGKPYTDELFVELKRGTAELDGQNEEQLMKRITELVESKFRENTARLEQQLVEEKASLEQKLAEEKSRLEHKLAEEKARLEQQLVEEKAARLSAENMAHSSQEKSIDEIHKMRENLARAERELREQAGRMNCAIL from the exons ATGGGTGGAAGTTCAGTTGAAGATTGGGTGATTGGTTCTCCTTCTGGTGAACCTCGAACTCTGGTTTTGGTTGGTTGTACAGGAAATGGAAAAAGTGCAACAGGAAATAGTATTTTGCAGAAGAAGGCATTTGTTTCTGAGGCCAAGTCCTCCGGCGTTACTCATACTTGTGAGCTGCGTACGGCTGTATCAGAAGACGGCCAGATTCTTAATGTTATTGACACTCCTG GTTTGTTTGATTGTTCAGCTAAAGCAGAATTCACTTGCAAAGAAATTGGTAAATGTATCAGCATGGCCAAAGATGGCATACATGCTGTTCTTTTTGTGCTCTCAGTCAAGACTCGTTTCTCAGAAGGAGAAGAAGCGGTCCTCAATAGCCTGAGGACTTTATTTGGCAGTAAAATGACTGACTACATGATACTTGTTTTCACTGGTGGGGATGAACTTGAATATCATGAGATAAGGTTGGAAGATTATCTTGGGCGTGATTGTCCTAAGCCGTTGAAG GAACTTCTCAATCAATGTGAAAACAGGTGTGTTCTCTTCAATAACCGAACACATTCCCAGAGTAAGAAGGATGAACAGGTTCAAGAGCTGCTCTCTCTTATGAATCTTGTTCTAGCGAAGAATGATGGAAAACCCTATACTGATGAGTTATTTGTGGAACTGAAG AGAGGAACTGCGGAGCTTGATGGCCAGAATGAGGAGCAGCTAATGAAGCGGATAACTGAACTG GTTGAGTCGAAGTTCAGGGAGAACACAGCCAGGCTTGAGCAGCAGCTGGTAGAAGAAAAGGCCAGCCTTGAGCAGAAGCTTGCTGAAGAGAAGTCTAGGCTTGAGCATAAGCTGGCAGAAGAGAAGGCAAGACTTGAGCAGCAGCTGGTAGAAGAGAAAGCTGCAAGATTGAGTGCAGAAAATATGGCGCACTCTTCTCAAGAGAAATCAATCGATGAAATTCATAAGATGAGGGAAAATCTTGCGAGAGCAGAACGGGAGCTCCGGGAGCAAGCTGGAAGGATGAATTGTGCCATTCTATGA